The following proteins come from a genomic window of Aspergillus luchuensis IFO 4308 DNA, chromosome 3, nearly complete sequence:
- a CDS encoding uncharacterized protein (COG:M;~EggNog:ENOG410PGZH;~InterPro:IPR029065,IPR034593,IPR023592,IPR036849, IPR013342,IPR013341,IPR029017,IPR018110;~PFAM:PF13378,PF02746;~go_function: GO:0008869 - galactonate dehydratase activity [Evidence IEA];~go_process: GO:0009063 - cellular amino acid catabolic process [Evidence IEA];~go_process: GO:0034194 - D-galactonate catabolic process [Evidence IEA]), which translates to MVKIKSIEYFRVPPRWLFVKIVDEDGQCGWGESTLEGHTEAVEGTLNALCKRFQGYEADDIEHIWQMAWRLGFYRGGPVFMSAISGIDIALWDLKGRRLGVPIYQLLGGKVRNKLSVYAWIGGDRPSDVEAAGKARLAQGFKAIKMNATEDINWLDSPRALDSSVERLKTVKALGLDAALDFHGRLHKPMAKQLAKALEPHRPLFLEEPLLSEHPEAIKQLSDQVSCPIALGERLYSRWDVKRFLEDASVDILQPDIAHCGGISELRRIASMAETYDVAIAPHCPLGSIALAACMQVDLATPNFVIQEMSLGMHYNTEAGEYDITSYVKDPSVFSVKDGYVDALTAPGLGIDVNEELVRQLAVNSEPWAPKEFFGPDGGIREW; encoded by the exons ATGGTCAAGATCAAGTCCATCGAGTACTTCCGCGTCCCTCCCCGTTGGCTCTTCGTCAAGAtcgtcgatgaagatggccaatGCGGTTGGGGTGAAAGTACTCTAGAAGGCCATACCGAGGCCGTCGAAGGCACATTGAATGCTCTCTGCAAGCGGTTCCAAGGTTACGAAGCCGA TGACATCGAACACATATGGCAAATGGCCTGGCGTCTGGGTTTCTACCGCGGAGGCCCGGTCTTCATGTCCGCCATTTCAGGAATTGACATCGCACTCTGGGATCTGAAGGGCCGTCGCCTTGGCGTCCCCATCTACCAGCTCCTCGGAGGCAAAGTCCGGAACAAACTGTCCGTCTACGCATGGATCGGAGGAGATCGGCCCTCCGATGTCGAAGCAGCCGGGAAAGCTCGTCTCGCGCAAGGCTTCAAAGCCATCAAGATGAATGCTACCGAGGACATCAACTGGCTCGATTCCCCTCGTGCGTTGGACTCCTCCGTCGAACGGCTGAAAACCGTCAAAGCACTCGGCTTAGACGCAGCCCTCGACTTCCACGGCCGCCTCCACAAACCAATGGCCAAACAGCTCGCCAAAGCCCTGGAACCGCACCGCCCTCTTTTCCTGGAGGAGCCGCTCCTCTCTGAACATCCCGAAGCTATCAAGCAGCTATCGGATCAAGTGTCTTGCCCCATCGCCCTCGGTGAACGCCTCTACAGCCGCTGGGACGTGAAACGCTTCCTAGAAGACGCGAGTGTGGACATCCTCCAGCCCGATATCGCTCACTGCGGAGGCATCTCCGAGCTACGACGCATAGCTTCCATGGCTGAAACGTATGATGTTGCAATTGCCCCACATTGTCCTCTGGGATCCATCGCTTTGGCGGCGTGTATGCAGGTGGACTTGGCGACTCCCAACTTTGTCATTCAGGAAATGAGTCTGGGGATGCACTATAATACGGAAGCGGGCGAATATGATATTACTAGCTACGTCAAGGATCCTAGCGTATTCTCCGTCAAGGATGGATATGTGGATGCTCTGACGGCGCCGGGATTGGGAATTGACGTGAATGAGGAGCTGGTCAGGCAGTTGGCGGTAAATTCTGAACCCTGGGCACCTAAGGAATTCTTTGGACCTGATGGGGGCATCCGCGAGTGGTAG
- a CDS encoding GID4/VID24 family protein (COG:U;~EggNog:ENOG410PR80;~InterPro:IPR018618;~PFAM:PF09783;~TransMembrane:1 (i43-60o)), with translation MQRWREIQQFKREVGEGCPIRQSSDSAAFGFALESNFLQVKNLIFFLTFCCFGIAARLFAPFQRSGIYVSIAPAPRFELLLVGDFPFSLNRLLVDAISHHPSSSLADCLSAATRSTPVAFTQIMPPVNSPSDPPPQSSSASSFRPLTALSLPVPSLPAAVSDDAHDDNVSFLRSRVRSPPDSTSSLSRQRRRRQQIASDFDLEPMELDDPSHLRIEINRRIPIVRRQRDASGNPNLTNLPNYEGQMSNSRSVYGWAPASDDDDDDVGYEPLHDSNTISWFGRFSDRYAAARRHARRDAAGRSPPTLPDEPSDGSSNRQSDPALSTTEAFLQSVRRQQRGSRTRARALHDYLLERERASQDSDESRERPGPPSASRAYRFLPSARGESQRYLTHNDLRARISAHRQLHMDNPPNPRLKETILYLDRLRYSTSFEESLTSAAAGGFVHTDFLNGNEDDFILDISSIAPPPESSWLRPGMVFSGSQRAASSASSLFAQRGLSPSASQDPMIVNGSDNSRISVYTTTGRRYLANNIYHLGGGKDENWPVKVTIHSINPEDMTLSGTMEAYNIPDKTTPAHDAHIVTYLEGEIIDFNKHTLETKNFKADAEIDSTYWRELQPFKNLSDEEMTRKLVSRKWITEQLSKQWILMRWKERCFITPTDSRQGLTISGFYYISLNRQTGHIEGLYYDPGSSPYQQLSLKPESKKMVRPSYGFR, from the exons ATGCAGCGATGGAGAGAAATTCAGCAG TTCAAACGAGAAGTCGGCGAGGGGTGCCCGATTAGGCAATCCAGTGACTCGGCGGCTTTTGGATTTGCTTTGGAATCGAACTTCCTGCAAGTCAaaaacctcatcttcttcctcacatTCTGTTGCTTCGGCATCGCCGCTCGTCTTTTTGCACCCTTCCAACGGTCGGGAATTTATGTTTCAATCGCTCCGGCTCCTCGATTTGAGCTACTACTTGTTGGGgattttcctttctccttgaACCGCCTCCTGGTGGATGCGatctcccatcatccatcttcctccctGGCGGACTgcctctccgccgccactCGATCTACACCTGTTGCTTTCACTCAGATCATGCCCCCCGTCAACTCGCCATCG GATCCCCCCCCTCAGTCgtcttccgcttcttcgtTTCGGCCTTTGACCGCGCTCTCCTTGCCTGTTCCCTCGCTCCCCGCAGCCGTGTCCGATGACGCTCATGATGATAACGTGAGCTTTCTCCGATCTCGTGTGCGCTCCCCACCAGActcgacttcttctctcAGTCGCCAGCGCCGACGTCGACAGCAAATCGCGTCTGATTTCGATCTAGAGCCCATGGAGCTGGATGATCCGTCCCACTTGCGCATCGAAATCAACCGCCGCATCCCCATCGTGCGCCGTCAACGCGACGCCTCCGGCAACCCCAACTTGACCAATCTCCCCAACTACGAAGGTCAAATGTCGAATTCCCGCTCAGTATACGGCTGGGCTCCGGcctccgatgacgatgacgatgatgtagGCTACGAGCCGCTTCACGACAGTAACACCATCTCATGGTTCGGCCGATTCTCCGATCGCTACGCGGCTGCTCGTCGCCACGCGCGCCGGGATGCCGCTGGTCGAAGTCCCCCAACACTGCCAGACGAACCGTCTGACGGCAGTTCCAATCGCCAAAGCGACCCGGCTCTTTCGACAACAGAGGCTTTCTTACAGTCGGTGCGACGCCAACAGCGGGGTTCGCGGACACGCGCGCGGGCGCTTCACGACTATTTATTAGAGCGGGAACGGGCTTCCCAGGATTCGGATGAGAGTCGAGAGCGACCAGGCCCTCCATCAGCCTCACGAGCATATCGCTTCCTTCCCAGCGCCCGGGGCGAGTCGCAACGCTATCTGACGCACAACGACCTACGCGCTCGGATAAGCGCTCATCGACAGTTACACATGGACAACCCTCCGAACCCACGGTTAAAGGAGACCATTCTATATCTGGATCGCCTGCGGTATTCAACCTCATTTGAGGAAAGTCTCACTTCAGCGGCCGCAGGGGGTTTTGTACATACTGATTTCCTCAACGGGAACGAGGATGACTTTATCCTCGATATCAGTTCGATAGCGCCGCCGCCGGAAAGTTCATGGCTTCGTCCGGGTATGGTCTTTTCAGGGTCGCAGCGGGCTGCCAGCAGTGCGAGCTCGCTTTTCGCACAACGAGGGCTCAGCCCATCGGCATCCCAGGACCCAATGATTGTCAATGGGAGTGACAACAGTCGCATTAGTGTATATACCACAACAGGACGACGTTACCTGGCCAATAATATTTACCACCTCGGAGGTGGTAAGGACGAGAACTGGCCAGTCAAGGTCACCATACATAGCATCAACCCGGAAGATATGACGCTGTCGGGTACCATGGAGGCATACAACATACCGGACAAAACGACCCCGGCGCATGATGCACATATCGTCACATATCTGGAGGGAGAGATAATTGATTTTAACAAGCATACGCTCGAAACAAAGAACTTCAAAGCAGATGCGGAGATTGACAGTACATATTGGCGGGAGTTGCAGCCATTCAAGAATCTGAGCGATGAAGAAATGACGCGGAAACTCGTGAGCCGGAAGTGGATAACTGAGCAGTTATCCAAGCAGTGGATACTGATGAGATGGAAGG AACGCTGTTTCATCACGCCCACCGACTCCCGACAAGGGCTGACGATCTCGGGATTCTACTATATCTCACTAAACCGGCAGACTGGACATATCGAAGGGTTATATTACGACCCGGGCAGCTCGCCATACCAACAGCTGTCACTGAAACCAGAGTCGAAGAAAATGGTGCGTCCCTCGTACGGGTTCCGCTAA
- the RPS12 gene encoding 40S ribosomal protein eS12 (BUSCO:EOG09265CN0;~COG:J;~EggNog:ENOG410PN3M;~InterPro:IPR000530,IPR004038,IPR029064;~PFAM:PF01248;~go_component: GO:0005840 - ribosome [Evidence IEA];~go_function: GO:0003735 - structural constituent of ribosome [Evidence IEA];~go_process: GO:0006412 - translation [Evidence IEA]), whose translation MSDGEETQSNPVVAADEVEVSADAGAGGQMSVLDALKGVLRISLIHDGLARGLREAAKALDRRQAHMCVLNEGCEEEAYKKLVVALCSEHKIPLIKVPDGKMLGEWVGLCQLDREGNARKVVNCSCVVVKDWGEESQERSVLLNYFQTEQ comes from the exons ATG TCGGACGGAGAAGAGACCCAATCCAACCCCGTTGTCGCCGCCGATGAGGTCGAGGTTTCGGCCGACGCTGGCGCCGGTGGCCAGATGTCCGTCCTGGATGCCCTGAAGGGAGTTCTCCGTATCTCTCTCATCCACGACGGACTTGCCCGTGGTCTGCGCGAGGCCGCTAAGGCCCTGGACCGTCGTCAGGCTCACATGTGTGTCCTGAACGAGGgctgcgaggaggaggcctACAAGAAGCTTGTTGTGGCTCTCTGCTCCGAGCACAAGATCCCCCTTATCAAGGTCCCTGATGGAAAGATGCTCGGCGAGTGGGTTGGTCTTT GCCAGCTTGACCGTGAGGGTAACGCCCGCAAGGTCGTCAACTGCTCTTGCGTCGTCGTTAAGGACTGGGGTGAGGAGTCTCAGGAGCGCTCTGTCCTCCTTAACTACTTCCAGACTGAGCAGTAA
- the HOS4 gene encoding putative histone deacetylase complex subunit (Hos4) (COG:S;~EggNog:ENOG410PM1H;~InterPro:IPR002110,IPR020683,IPR036770;~PFAM:PF12796,PF00023,PF13857;~go_function: GO:0005515 - protein binding [Evidence IEA]): MSDVEAVSSLPASLDAGQSAFAVKVNHQSTLGHPPSKRTTPPVAQEVDAPAKEVDPAVGDGDGPPSPKADSEAETIIQSGRESLSPEKRRKFIKHEPKRRDDANDHADAAESDLPNDLQVRKRKSADDDDDVPSERDRPVRPSSPQRRAGSPPAPIVKIEKTEEPQTVPSRVESSHPITSAPRTSRKRSFSESVDGEADARRNARQHHSAAPRDRERRDLNGISLPRPAPNDRSVSPVRSHKRTASGPQLSSDLQRKRKAPTPLISGVPRQSSEDRQSVSSSTSGSPLPSAYVRKVASVDGASASPARPMGHKKQRDQNGRTRLARACAAQELEVAMARHAERPEDLNVADNAGNTPLQIAALEGCASIVKFLLEAGCEVETRNIDRDTPLIDAVENGHLDVVKLLLQAGANPRAVNAEGDEPSDLIPSDSEDYDEIRRVIEEAKANPRPSRRSEEQTGSGNRETSSRRVAINSPRESPPVSGQRSPPYAGITSKRKSVRSEATRNDLLWTKATPENLQAFAAKGDIAGVANILNVGQRADPESMIAAAKGGHDEVLSLLLGMGDADPDPDPVPGGSQKPGYNTPMLAAIGRGNLPVIKLLLAQPSFNPTRRLHKDRTYFELSRERRADNWEEEYDLLRDAYDDYIRTKKQRKAEFSSPRRVREREKEGKRTGRRESPSPGGRPRKAMASPGRRDSSKDALSKERRREAMAHGKEKSSAPRPKVAQVGAGDQDASRSEPARFKGSSAREGESSRGDEAPKRRRLIAGRPPDRDRRVPSLPPSESISGRDENTKTRPDPSESATSRPGPPHLKRGRSSVSPDRPRSRDTDAERHPRDTQKKKRRVLSEDGTPNITNGGVKKSHPTSEDLKTPARYKDDTQAIEPKRERSREPDVPSRTAEKNPVKEEQEKVETQGLEDIPMEDSTSTAEAEAKAKAEAKAKAEVKAKAEAKAKAEAEAQAQAQAQAEAEAEARRQKEAEKAAAERQAEEERLAAEAEKARVEEEERVAREARIAQEKAAEEERKRIEAEQRRIKQAEDERQRRLEQERQRLAKLRREQEEQEQRRRDALPSRLRAAANLVGSNDPLAKSHAWLKKFMPVVTAETKQLDPSCGPTVAEEKWVPNYLVAPLLATNDLQLSQYATWEKRNATPTQRMNLWRVTRRMLVQAEETEFLSSSFEQIMQKDCEARLKYFDMEHVFWVKLSDFMDLVPHIPHLHGLDIQFLKMHIDQEPKPQPVLELPQANGHISGTPIEEAPGLLGGNGLTNGYGHSRPSTYV, encoded by the exons ATGAGTGATGTTGAGGCTGTCTCCTCCCTGCCAGCTTCCCTGGATGCCGGACAAAGCGCTTTTGCTGTCAAGGTGAACCACCAGTCTACCTTGGGTCATCCACCTTCCAAGAGGACCACTCCCCCGGTTGCTCAGGAAGTGGATGCTCCCGCTAAAGAGGTAGATCCTGCTGTCGGGGACGGCGATGGGCCACCGAGCCCCAAGGCTGACTCGGAGGCAGAAACCATAATTCAATCGGGCCGCGAATCTCTGTCGCCTGAGAAGAGACGGAAGTTCATCAAACATGAACCGAAACGACGTGATGATGCAAATGACCATGCTGATGCCGCAGAGAGCGATCTTCCTAATGATTTGCAAGTGAGAAAGCGGAAATCggcggacgatgatgatgatgtgccCAGTGAACGCGACCGTCCGGTGCGCCCCTCCAGCCCTCAGCGGAGGGCCGGCTCGCCACCCGCCCCCATAGTTAAGATTGAGAAGACCGAGGAACCCCAGACGGTACCCAGTCGAGTCGAATCGTCCCATCCGATCACATCCGCCCCCAGAACGTCAAGGAAGCGCAGCTTCAGCGAGAGTGTCGACGGGGAGGCGGATGCTCGTCGAAATGCACGTCAACATCACTCGGCAGCCCCCCGCGACCGGGAGCGACGAGATTTGAATGGGATTTCTCTCCCTCGCCCAGCACCGAACGATCGATCTGTCTCACCAGTTCGTTCTCATAAGCGGACAGCATCCGGCCCTCAGCTCAGCAGCGATCTGCAACGAAAGAGGAAGGCACCCACCCCGCTCATCTCTGGGGTGCCCAGGCAGAGTTCCGAAGACAGACAGTCCGTCTCCTCATCTACCAGCGGGTCTCCCTTACCCAGTGCCTATGTACGGAAGGTTGCGTCTGTGGATGGTGCTTCGGCGTCTCCCGCACGGCCTATGGGGCACAAGAAACAGCGAGATCAAAATGGCCGGACGCGACTTGCACGTGCCTGTGCCGCCCAGGAGTTGGAGGTAGCCATGGCTCGACATGCCGAACGACCGGAGGATCTCAATGTTGCTGATAATGCGGGAAATACACCACTACAGATTGCTGCCCTGGAAGGTTGTGCGTCCATTGTCAAGTTCTTGCTAGAGGCTGGCTGTGAGGTCGAGACCAGGAACATTGACAGGGACACGCCGCTGATAGATGCCGTTGAGAACGGGCATCTTGATGTTGTCAAGCTCTTGCTTCAGGCCGGTGCAAATCCCCGCGCAGTCAATGCTGAAGGCGACGAGCCCAGTGATCTGATTCCTTCAGACTCGGAGGACTACGACGAGATCCGGCGCGTGATCGAGGAAGCAAAGGCGAACCCACGCCCGAGTCGTCGCTCAGAAGAGCAAACAGGATCTGGGAATAGGGAAACGTCCTCCCGTCGGGTTGCGATCAATAGTCCACGTGAATCGCCACCGGTCAGTGGACAACGAAGTCCGCCTTACGCTGGTATCACGAGCAAAAGGAAGAGTGTCAGGAGCGAGGCTACTCGGAATGATCTACTGTGGACCAAGGCTACGCCAGAGAATCTACAAGCATTCGCTGCCAAGGGCGATATCGCTGGAGTTGCCAACATTCTTAATGTCGGGCAAAGGGCGGATCCTGAGTCTATGATCGCCGCAGCCAAAGGTGGTCACGATGAAGTGTTGTCCCTTCTACTTGGCATGGGCGATGCAGATCCGGATCCAGATCCTGTACCGGGCGGCTCTCAAAAGCCGGGATACAACACCCCTATGTTGGCAGCGATTGGCCGAGGCAACCTTCCCGTGATCAAACTGCTCCTTGCTCAACCAAGTTTCAATCCGACTCGCCGTCTCCACAAGGACCGTACCTACTTCGAATTGTCTCGGGAGCGTAGGGCTGATAATTGGGAGGAAGAATACGATCTTCTGCGTGATGCATACGACGACTATATCCGGACAAAGAAGCAGCGCAAAGCCGAATTCTCATCTCCGCGACGAGTGCGtgaaagggagaaggaaggcaaGCGAACCGGCCGCAGAGAATCACCGTCCCCGGGAGGTCGGCCTAGGAAAGCAATGGCGAGCCCTGGCCGTCGAGATTCGTCTAAAGATGCACTTTCGAAGGAGCGCCGGAGAGAGGCTATGGCTcatggaaaggaaaaatccAGTGCACCTCGTCCGAAGGTTGCCCAGGTTGGAGCAGGCGACCAGGACGCGTCGCGTTCGGAACCGGCTCGATTCAAGGGATCTTCTGCAAGGGAAGGCGAATCTAGTCGTGGCGATGAAGCGCCCAAGAGGAGACGCTTAATTGCTGGACGACCCCCAGACCGTGATAGGAGAGTCCCTAGTTTACCTCCGTCCGAGTCCATCTCAGGGAGAGACGAGAATACCAAGACGCGCCCTGATCCTTCTGAATCCGCTACTTCCAGACCTGGACCGCCGCATTTGAAACGCGGACGTAGCAGTGTTAGTCCCGATCGACCGCGATCCCGTGATACCGATGCAGAACGGCACCCGCGTGAtacccagaagaagaaacgaCGTGTGCTGTCGGAGGACGGCACACCTAACATTACCAATGGAGGTGTGAAGAAGAGCCATCCAACCTCGGAAGATCTCAAGACTCCTGCTCGTTATAAGGATGACACCCAGGCCATAGAGCCTAAACGGGAACGATCGAGAGAACCTGACGTTCCGTCTAGGACAGCAGAGAAGAACCccgtgaaggaggagcaggagaaggttGAGACTCAAGGCTTAGAAGATATTCCCATGGAGGACTCAACAAGCACCGCGGAGGCTGAAGCTAAAGCTAAAGCCGAAGCTAAAGCTAAGGCTGAAGTCAAGGCTAAGGCGGAGGCCAAAGCCAAGGCTGAAGCCGAAGCTCAAGcccaagcccaagcccaagccgaagccgaagccgaagcgCGTCGGCAAAAAGAAGCCGAAAAAGCTGCTGCAGAGCGacaggcagaagaagaacgttTAGCGGCTGAAGCGGAGAAGGCTCgagtagaagaggaagagcggGTAGCGCGCGAGGCTCGTATTGcccaggagaaggctgcAGAGGAAGAGCGCAAGCGGATCGAGGCGGAGCAACGGCGGATTAAGCAAGCCGAGGACGAGCGCCAGAGGCGCCTCGAACAAGAAAGGCAGCGCCTTGCTAAACTGCGCAgggagcaggaagagcaggaaCAACGCCGGCGAGACGCCCTCCCCAGTCGGCTCAGAGCTGCAGCAAATCTCGTGGGCTCGAATGATCCACTGGCGAAGAGTCATGCATGGCTCAAGAAATTCATGCCAGTGGTGACTGCTGAAACGAAGCAGCTTGATCCATCCTGCGGGCCGACGGTGGCCGAGGAAAAATGGGTTCCGAATTACCTCGTCGCACCATTGCTGGCGACGAACGATCTTCAGTTATCTCAATATGCCACATGGGAGAAGCGCAATGCGACACCTACGCAACGCATGAACTTGTGGCGTGTCACACGAAGGATGCTGGTTCAAGCGGAAGAGACGGAGTTTCTTAGCTCGTCCTTCGAACAGATCATGCAAAAAGACTGCGAAGCACGACTTAAATACTTCGATATGGAACATGTATTCTGGGTTAAG CTGTCTGATTTCATGGATCTCGTTCCCCACATACCGCACCTTCATGGGTTGGACATACAGTTTCTGAAGATGCACATTGATCAGGAACCCAAGCCGCAGCCCGTGCTTGAGCTGCCGCAGGCTAATGGACATATATCTGGGACGCCTATCGAGGAGGCGCCCGGGCTTTTGGGAGGAAATGGGTTGACTAACGGCTATGGACACAGCCGGCCTAGTACATACGTCTAA
- a CDS encoding putative 3-oxo-5-alpha-steroid 4-dehydrogenase (COG:I;~EggNog:ENOG410PNBK;~InterPro:IPR039698,IPR001104;~PFAM:PF02544;~TransMembrane:7 (o22-40i96-118o130-148i169-189o209-228i249-271o283-301i);~go_function: GO:0003865 - 3-oxo-5-alpha-steroid 4-dehydrogenase activity [Evidence IEA];~go_function: GO:0016627 - oxidoreductase activity, acting on the CH-CH group of donors [Evidence IEA];~go_process: GO:0006488 - dolichol-linked oligosaccharide biosynthetic process [Evidence IEA];~go_process: GO:0006629 - lipid metabolic process [Evidence IEA]), protein MELPFNLVDTALSSTHIDAIDALRAFFLLASCTILSVSILPHSLHSRFIPYGARTTSTADSQSSQSSPPASSDSPAARALDYAAALTVPHSYFTQFYIASVLASVFWAAQLLCQGAVFQAFATRISPEHMQQSMSIQQVFLCWALMLIQGARRLYECSAFAKPSASRMWFVHWLVGLAFYLAVSVALWIEGAGALLSHKVILDDVKVTIAPSLRTFVCIPLFLIASGVQHDCHHYLFSLKKYTLPTHPIFRGIICPHYTAECVIYLSLALLGAPKGEVVNKSLLSALVFVVINLGVTAANTRQWYMRKFGVESVRERWNMIPLVY, encoded by the exons ATGGAGCTTCCCTTCAACCTGGTGGATACAGCTCTTTCCTCCACGCACATTGACGCCATCGACGCCCTTCGagccttttttcttttggcaTCCTGCACG ATCCTCTCCGTCAGCATCTTGCCACATTCGCTTCACTCACGCTTCATTCCTTATGGCGCTCGTACAACCTCGACGGCCGACTCGCAGTCCTCGCAGTCCTCACCCCCGGCGTCCTCGGACTCTCCGGCAGCCCGCGCTCTTGACTATGCTGCCGCCTTGACAGTCCCTCACAGCTACTTCACACAATTCTACATTGCCTCCGTTCTGGCTTCGGTCTTCTGGGCTGCGCAGCTTTTGTGTCAGGGTGCTGTGTTCCAGGCCTTTGCGACGAGAATCAGTCCGGAACATATGCAACAGTCCATGTCGATACAGCAAGTCTTCTTGTGCTGGGCGCTCATGCTCATCCAGGGTGCAAGGCGGCTATATGAGTGCAGCGCCTTCGCCAAGCCTTCGGCCTCGAGAATGTGGTTTGTTCACTGGCTCGTAGGCCTTGCATTTTACCTAGCAGTATCCGTTGCCTTATGGATTGAAGGAGCAG GAGCCCTGCTGTCTCATAAAGTGATTCTCGACGACGTCAAGGTTACGATAGCTCCGTCTCTCCGCACCTTTGTCTGCAtccctcttttcttgatTGCATCGGGCGTCCAGCACGACTGCCACCATTATCTCTTCTCTCTGAAGAAGTATACCCTACCCACTCATCCCATTTTCCGCGGGATTATCTGTCCGCATTATACAGCAGAGTGTGTGATATATCTCTCGCTGGCTCTGCTGGGCGCGCCCAAGGGTGAGGTCGTAAACAAGTCGCTGTTGTCCGCTCTCGTATTTGTCGTTATCAACTTGGGCGTCACCGCTGCGAACACCAGGCAGTGGTATATGCGAAAATTCGGCGTGGAATCTGTGCGGGAGAGATGGAACATGATCCCTTTGGTTTACTAA
- a CDS encoding uncharacterized protein (COG:S;~EggNog:ENOG410PNIY;~InterPro:IPR037151,IPR032862), protein MPHEDGAAYYPLVATVSLGAPIVLDLYEKSEDGDGNGHGRRPVYRILQERRSLLVTTKSIYTDFLHGIAETSRDEGLGAESICNWDLLREPDRYECGCLERETRISLTYRDVLKVASLGNTMRFLGSR, encoded by the coding sequence ATGCCGCATGAAGACGGTGCTGCCTACTACCCGCTCGTAGCCACTGTGAGCCTGGGAGCTCCTATCGTGCTAGATCTGTACGAGAAAAGTGAGGACGGCGATGGGAACGGACATGGCCGGCGTCCGGTGTATAGGATTCTGCAGGAGAGACGCAGCCTGCTCGTTACCACGAAGAGTATCTATACCGACTTTCTGCATGGAATTGCAGAAACCTCCAGGGATGAAGGGCTGGGCGCAGAATCCATCTGCAACTGGGATCTGTTGAGGGAGCCAGACAGGTATGAGTGCGGCTGCCTGGAGAGGGAGACTAGGATAAGCTTGACTTATCGAGACGTGCTCAAAGTTGCAAGTCTCGGGAATACGATGAGGTTCCTGGGCAGTCGGTGA
- a CDS encoding uncharacterized protein (COG:S;~EggNog:ENOG410PFQJ;~InterPro:IPR011009,IPR002575;~PFAM:PF01636): protein MKIFPESSFFQEGRAPALPSLAEVRDLNLKTGNVAATNLNYPPSVIIPSLRVVIKYGLSVSIVEAQTQIMVREESQGRIPVPEIFGWIEDNGQTFIYMSLIEGDTLADRWGGLSDDEKQAICEELHQYVKLLRTLEQDPRDKYIGNLDKNPLTDIYVIDRPELVGPFQGEDAVNQLQDACGIEIDDDIVSSIVFTHNDLISPNIMITLDPNPKVAALVD from the exons ATGAAGATCTTCCCTGAAagcagcttcttccaggAGGGTCGGGCCCCTGCGCTTCCTTCACTAGCAGAAGTACGAGACCTCAACTTGAAGACAGGCAATGTTGCCGCCACAAACCTCAACTATCCTCCTTCTGTTATAATCCCATCATTGAGAGTAGTCATCAAATATGGTCTTAGTGTGAGCATTGTTGAGGCCCAAACACAGATCATGGTGCGCGAGGAATCCCAGGGCCGCATTCCTGTTCCCGAGATCTTCGGCTGGATCGAAGATAATGGACAGACCTTCATATATATGTCACTGATAGAAGGTGACACTTTAGCAGATCGATGGGGTGGTCTAAGCGATGACGAGAAACAAGCTATCTGCGAGGAACTTCATCAGTATGTCAAGCTGTTGCGGACTTTGGAACAAGATCCGCGAGACAAGTACATTG GCAACTTAGACAAGAATCCACTGACGGACATCTATGTTATAGACCGTCCGGAACTGGTTGGCCCGTTTCAAGGCGAAGATGCTGTTAACCAACTCCAGGATGCTTGCGGGATCGAAATCGATGATGATATAGTATCGTCAATTGTGTTCACACATAATGACCTGATTTCGCCTAATATCATGATAACCCTGGATCCAAATCCCAAAGTGGCTGCCCTTGTTGATTGA